A region of Planococcus sp. MSAK28401 DNA encodes the following proteins:
- the lipA gene encoding lipoyl synthase — MTKTKQRERKPEWLKVKLNTNETYNDLKKLMREKNLNTVCEEARCPNIHECWSERRTATFMILGDTCTRACRFCAVKTGLPNELDWGEPERVAESTEIMNLKHVVVTAVARDDLKDGGAAVFAETVRAIHRKMPETTVEILPSDMKGDYESLHMLMSSEPDIFNHNIETVRRLTKRVRARATYDRSLELLLRVKEIAPHVPTKSSIMVGLGETKEEIIEAMDDLLAHKVDIMTIGQYLQPTLKHLDVVRYYHPDEFQELKDIALAKGFKHCEAGPMVRSSYHADEQVNETAVQKRIKYMKGVESTGAKIDRIEF; from the coding sequence ATGACAAAAACAAAGCAGCGTGAACGTAAACCCGAATGGCTGAAAGTGAAATTGAACACGAACGAAACTTATAATGATCTGAAGAAATTGATGCGGGAGAAAAACTTGAACACTGTATGTGAAGAAGCGAGATGCCCGAATATCCATGAATGCTGGAGTGAACGCCGCACCGCGACCTTCATGATTTTGGGGGATACGTGCACAAGAGCGTGCCGGTTCTGCGCCGTCAAGACGGGGTTGCCGAACGAACTGGATTGGGGCGAGCCGGAGCGCGTAGCGGAATCGACGGAAATCATGAACTTGAAGCATGTGGTCGTTACAGCAGTCGCCCGCGATGATTTGAAAGATGGCGGAGCTGCAGTCTTTGCGGAAACCGTCCGCGCCATCCACCGGAAAATGCCGGAGACCACCGTCGAAATCTTGCCGTCTGATATGAAAGGCGATTACGAAAGCCTGCATATGTTGATGAGCAGCGAACCAGATATTTTCAACCATAATATTGAAACAGTGCGCCGCCTGACCAAACGGGTCCGTGCGAGAGCGACTTACGACCGTTCACTGGAATTGCTATTGCGGGTCAAGGAAATCGCGCCGCATGTGCCGACCAAATCGAGCATCATGGTCGGGCTCGGAGAAACGAAAGAAGAGATTATTGAAGCGATGGATGATTTATTGGCTCACAAAGTCGATATCATGACGATTGGACAATATTTGCAGCCGACATTGAAGCATTTGGATGTCGTTCGTTACTACCATCCGGACGAGTTCCAGGAATTGAAGGATATCGCATTGGCAAAAGGTTTCAAGCATTGCGAGGCCGGCCCAATGGTGCGTTCTTCATACCATGCCGATGAGCAAGTGAACGAAACTGCTGTCCAGAAACGCATCAAATACATGAAAGGCGTCGAATCGACTGGCGCAAAAATCGACCGCATCGAATTTTGA
- a CDS encoding lipoate--protein ligase family protein, whose translation MLEETWGYMESGLCTPAHNMAMDEALMNWQRNTGMKPVLRFYGWAPAGISVGFFQKLNGSIDLEKAAQMGIPLVRRQTGGKAVLHDQELTYSVVIPEHHPSMPKSVKEAYLVISRGLLEGYRNLGIQAQLAAEKKRSKESSAVCFEEPSWHELTVEGRKAAGSAQTRKQGIILQHGSIPLQLDENQLFELFVYPSEAVKERARQAFRTRAVAINELMQQPASLEEVQKAFKDGFETGLGIRLEKFEPPAELLEQVRVLEAKYASEEWNHRREEKGELMR comes from the coding sequence ATTTTGGAGGAAACATGGGGCTATATGGAGTCGGGGCTTTGCACGCCGGCCCACAATATGGCAATGGACGAAGCATTAATGAACTGGCAGCGCAATACAGGCATGAAGCCTGTACTCCGATTCTACGGATGGGCGCCAGCCGGAATTTCAGTGGGATTTTTCCAGAAACTGAATGGCAGCATCGATCTCGAAAAAGCCGCGCAAATGGGCATCCCCCTGGTCAGGAGACAGACTGGCGGAAAAGCCGTACTCCATGACCAGGAATTGACTTACAGCGTGGTGATACCGGAACATCATCCATCCATGCCGAAATCAGTAAAAGAAGCGTATTTGGTCATTTCTCGAGGCTTGCTTGAAGGTTACCGCAATTTAGGGATTCAAGCACAACTGGCTGCGGAGAAGAAGCGTTCGAAAGAATCTTCAGCGGTCTGCTTTGAAGAACCTTCTTGGCATGAATTGACTGTTGAGGGTCGAAAAGCGGCAGGAAGCGCGCAGACCAGAAAACAAGGCATCATTTTGCAGCACGGCTCGATTCCGCTGCAGTTGGATGAAAACCAGTTGTTCGAATTGTTCGTGTACCCGAGTGAAGCGGTGAAGGAAAGGGCGCGCCAAGCTTTCCGAACACGCGCCGTTGCAATCAACGAACTAATGCAACAACCGGCAAGTTTAGAAGAAGTGCAGAAAGCATTCAAGGATGGATTTGAAACGGGGCTTGGCATCCGTTTGGAAAAATTTGAACCGCCAGCTGAACTGCTGGAACAAGTGCGCGTGCTCGAAGCCAAATATGCAAGCGAAGAGTGGAATCACAGACGAGAAGAGAAAGGGGAACTTATGCGATGA
- a CDS encoding STAS domain-containing protein: MTQQAKINVGGLNFEWDLSQGRFLFEGQNAVLFWTSTAMKMFFDSIEEISGEEAAAVVLESTGFRQGQVVGEYFHKMGGISVLKASELITNTYASAGWGVASIHNLDMAAGTLEVTLKNSWEYQINLAQGKKTGGSFLPAHYAGIFSSLLDRSVWYEVVHSQIEGHDECLIRYFPSDETIEKNIHTLARRKESEKIRELEQLVDEKTADLHDMISEISSPLIPVLEDIVVVPLLGRYDEARAEELLIKTLENLPKYKARYLLLDLTGLNESFNQHAAMLIEKLGSAANLIGTKTVLAGISPHTSIMITEAGVDLSGYECFRTLQHSIHFALAQNGKTII, encoded by the coding sequence ATGACCCAACAAGCGAAAATAAATGTGGGCGGCCTGAATTTTGAGTGGGACCTTTCGCAAGGGCGCTTCCTATTTGAAGGGCAGAATGCAGTTCTGTTTTGGACCTCTACTGCTATGAAGATGTTCTTTGATTCCATTGAGGAAATTTCGGGTGAGGAAGCAGCAGCGGTAGTTTTGGAGTCGACAGGATTTCGCCAAGGCCAAGTAGTCGGTGAGTATTTTCATAAAATGGGTGGTATCTCAGTATTGAAAGCATCTGAACTCATCACCAATACATACGCTTCAGCTGGCTGGGGTGTGGCCTCTATCCACAACTTAGATATGGCAGCCGGAACTTTAGAAGTGACGCTGAAAAATAGCTGGGAATATCAGATCAACCTGGCACAAGGAAAAAAGACTGGCGGCAGTTTTTTGCCGGCCCATTATGCAGGAATCTTCAGCTCGCTTCTGGACCGCAGCGTTTGGTATGAAGTGGTCCACTCGCAAATCGAAGGGCATGATGAATGCCTGATTCGCTATTTCCCGTCAGACGAGACGATTGAAAAGAACATCCATACGCTGGCACGCCGCAAGGAATCGGAGAAAATCCGCGAACTTGAACAGTTGGTGGATGAAAAGACAGCGGATCTTCATGACATGATCAGTGAAATCTCTTCTCCGCTTATTCCAGTGCTGGAAGATATTGTCGTCGTTCCGCTTCTTGGGCGTTACGATGAAGCGCGTGCCGAAGAGTTATTGATCAAAACGCTTGAAAATTTACCGAAATACAAAGCGCGCTACTTGCTGCTCGATTTGACTGGACTCAATGAGAGCTTCAATCAGCACGCGGCGATGCTGATCGAAAAATTAGGTTCTGCTGCGAATTTGATCGGCACAAAGACGGTGCTAGCCGGCATTTCGCCGCATACCAGCATAATGATAACAGAAGCGGGCGTAGACCTGTCAGGCTATGAATGCTTCCGTACACTTCAACACAGCATTCACTTTGCTTTGGCACAGAATGGCAAGACAATAATTTAA
- a CDS encoding pyridoxamine 5'-phosphate oxidase family protein, with amino-acid sequence MAQEQLKQQALKILEDSMIGTLATIKDEKPHSRYMTFFNDEFTLYTATSKQTQKVDELEKNPNAHILLGYEGEGVGDSFLEIEGQMSLRDDREMIDKVWNEHLTGWFDGPEDPNLIILAITPTRVRLMNRKGKDPQTIEL; translated from the coding sequence ATGGCACAAGAGCAACTGAAACAGCAAGCATTGAAAATCTTGGAAGACAGCATGATTGGGACTTTGGCAACGATCAAAGACGAGAAGCCGCATTCCCGGTATATGACGTTTTTCAATGACGAGTTTACTTTGTATACAGCTACAAGCAAGCAGACACAAAAAGTAGATGAATTGGAGAAAAATCCAAACGCCCATATCTTGCTCGGCTACGAAGGGGAAGGCGTCGGCGATAGCTTCCTCGAAATCGAAGGTCAGATGTCGCTGCGGGATGACCGCGAAATGATCGACAAAGTGTGGAACGAACACTTGACCGGCTGGTTCGACGGCCCAGAAGACCCGAACTTGATCATCCTGGCAATTACGCCAACGCGTGTCCGTTTGATGAACCGCAAAGGCAAAGACCCCCAAACAATCGAATTATAA
- a CDS encoding RrF2 family transcriptional regulator, producing MRLTMYTDYSLRVLIYLGTKEDGKLTTIQEISDAYHISKNHLMKVTFELGKAGFIETVRGRGGGIRLADRPENINVGKVVRQMEEDFHLVECFNPETNTCPISPICGLRGVLGKALHAYLSVLDEYNLQDLLFNKEGLRDLLRT from the coding sequence ATGAGATTAACGATGTATACGGATTATTCATTGCGCGTACTCATCTATTTGGGGACAAAAGAAGACGGCAAATTGACAACTATACAGGAAATTTCCGATGCTTATCATATATCTAAAAACCATTTGATGAAAGTGACGTTTGAACTCGGCAAAGCGGGATTTATCGAAACGGTGAGGGGCAGGGGAGGCGGTATCCGATTGGCGGACCGTCCTGAGAATATCAATGTCGGAAAGGTCGTCCGCCAAATGGAAGAAGATTTCCACTTGGTAGAATGTTTCAATCCAGAGACCAATACTTGCCCGATTTCCCCAATCTGCGGATTGCGCGGCGTTCTTGGCAAAGCGTTGCATGCCTATTTGTCGGTATTGGATGAATATAATTTGCAAGATCTTCTATTTAATAAAGAAGGATTGCGTGATCTGTTGCGCACGTAA
- the hmpA gene encoding NO-inducible flavohemoprotein: MLSEQTRTIVKSTAPVLAEHGKTITTVFYSNMFEAHPELLNIFNQANQKQGRQQAALANTVYAAAVHIDNLEAILPAVVQIANKHVSLGVKAEHYPIVGEYLLKAIKEVLGDAATDEVINAWAEAYGVIADVFISIENGMYEKSETQENGWSFFKDFTIARKVKESENITSFYLKPADGNNVPSYKAGQYITLRLAIPGEEFLFNRQYSLSQASRPDEFRISVKREADNDPNGLVSVYLHENMNEGERLEVSAPAGEFVLDAKRETPVAFVSGGVGITPMMSMFETVATQTPERPVSFLHAARNETLHAFDKDVQKYVATMDNAKYKTLYSDEPQGYITREILEDMVDVSGEVYVCGPVPFMEKMISELHAIGMSDEQIHYEFFGPAIALQSV, translated from the coding sequence ATGTTATCCGAACAAACAAGAACCATCGTCAAATCCACCGCCCCTGTATTAGCTGAACACGGAAAAACCATCACAACCGTCTTTTACAGCAATATGTTCGAAGCGCATCCGGAACTCTTAAATATCTTTAACCAAGCAAACCAAAAACAAGGCCGCCAACAAGCGGCGCTTGCCAATACGGTGTATGCAGCTGCAGTGCACATCGATAATCTCGAAGCGATCCTTCCAGCAGTTGTCCAGATCGCCAACAAACACGTCAGCCTTGGCGTTAAAGCTGAACATTACCCAATCGTCGGTGAATATTTGCTGAAAGCAATCAAAGAAGTGCTTGGCGATGCGGCAACAGATGAGGTCATCAATGCCTGGGCAGAAGCATATGGCGTCATTGCCGATGTCTTTATCAGTATCGAAAACGGCATGTACGAAAAATCCGAAACCCAGGAAAACGGCTGGAGCTTCTTCAAAGACTTCACGATTGCGCGCAAAGTGAAAGAAAGTGAAAACATCACTTCGTTCTATTTAAAACCGGCTGATGGCAACAATGTGCCAAGCTATAAAGCTGGCCAATACATCACGCTCCGCCTTGCGATCCCTGGAGAAGAGTTCCTCTTCAACCGCCAATACAGCTTGTCCCAAGCATCACGTCCCGATGAGTTCCGCATTTCCGTCAAACGCGAAGCCGATAATGACCCGAACGGCCTGGTATCCGTCTACCTGCACGAAAACATGAACGAAGGCGAGCGTCTTGAAGTTAGTGCTCCTGCAGGTGAATTTGTGCTCGACGCAAAACGCGAGACGCCTGTCGCTTTCGTCAGCGGCGGTGTCGGCATTACCCCAATGATGAGTATGTTCGAAACGGTTGCCACGCAAACACCGGAACGCCCGGTTTCCTTCCTTCATGCAGCACGCAACGAAACTTTGCATGCTTTCGACAAAGACGTCCAAAAATACGTCGCGACGATGGACAATGCCAAATACAAAACTTTGTATTCCGATGAACCGCAAGGCTATATCACGCGCGAAATCTTGGAAGACATGGTCGATGTAAGCGGCGAAGTGTACGTCTGTGGACCCGTTCCTTTCATGGAGAAAATGATCAGCGAATTGCATGCAATCGGCATGTCTGATGAGCAGATCCACTATGAATTCTTCGGCCCAGCCATCGCCCTGCAATCCGTTTAA
- a CDS encoding VLRF1 family aeRF1-type release factor — MTLYDEIQELKQFECEDRCVLSVYLNTNPADREAQNGAWKIQLKNGLKRLDEYLTVSKDEEELKAYKALRKKVEKEITDNQGDLQKGVVIFASTQDDLFWVKHLQISVKTDFQWENKPALDQLRYIYKAYPYAGVVLPSFKGIRVLDTSVGIVNEEVYYEFDAGLEVWTEQKGVRSSGRIQGRSGAGSTGGGAAGGNSPVIGGSGGGSPTDELDHRLKENLDRFYKDMGSKIEKLKKERRWEEIHVIGEAEHAQSFSKVLHKKPNSCIHKNLINNSADKILHEVFEK; from the coding sequence ATGACATTATACGACGAAATCCAAGAACTGAAACAATTCGAATGTGAAGACCGCTGTGTGCTGAGTGTCTACCTCAATACGAATCCCGCAGACCGTGAAGCACAGAACGGGGCCTGGAAGATCCAGCTGAAGAATGGGCTGAAGCGCCTCGACGAATACTTGACCGTCTCAAAAGATGAAGAAGAGTTGAAAGCCTACAAGGCATTGCGTAAAAAAGTGGAAAAGGAAATAACGGATAATCAAGGCGACCTCCAGAAGGGTGTCGTTATTTTTGCTTCGACTCAAGATGATTTGTTTTGGGTGAAGCATTTGCAGATTTCCGTCAAAACCGATTTCCAATGGGAAAACAAACCAGCGCTTGACCAATTGCGCTATATCTACAAAGCGTATCCATATGCGGGCGTTGTGCTGCCGAGCTTTAAAGGCATCCGCGTGCTCGATACCTCTGTCGGCATCGTCAATGAAGAAGTCTATTATGAATTCGATGCAGGCCTGGAAGTATGGACAGAACAAAAAGGTGTCAGAAGCTCAGGGCGCATTCAAGGGCGCAGCGGCGCCGGGTCGACTGGCGGCGGTGCTGCTGGCGGAAATAGCCCGGTCATCGGAGGCAGCGGCGGCGGAAGCCCGACCGACGAACTGGACCATCGCCTGAAAGAAAACTTGGACCGCTTCTATAAAGACATGGGCTCGAAAATCGAGAAGCTGAAAAAAGAGCGGCGCTGGGAAGAAATCCACGTCATCGGAGAAGCTGAACATGCCCAGTCGTTTTCGAAAGTGCTCCACAAAAAGCCGAATAGCTGCATCCACAAAAACCTGATCAATAACAGTGCAGATAAGATCTTGCACGAAGTGTTCGAGAAATAA
- a CDS encoding DUF3243 domain-containing protein, with protein sequence MENVDKKVEEKLSNTDNKKKEQILAEFSTFIDYLGDKVAMGEKMGLSEERIAQLASKVADYLSKKEDPKNSEEYLLQRLWQVGDKEEQHMLAHMLVKLAKEQD encoded by the coding sequence ATGGAAAACGTTGATAAAAAAGTAGAAGAAAAATTGAGCAATACGGACAATAAAAAGAAAGAACAGATTTTGGCTGAATTCTCGACTTTCATCGATTATTTAGGCGATAAAGTAGCGATGGGCGAGAAAATGGGCTTAAGCGAAGAACGCATCGCGCAGCTGGCATCTAAAGTAGCTGACTATCTTTCGAAAAAAGAAGATCCGAAAAATAGCGAAGAGTATCTATTGCAGCGCTTATGGCAAGTAGGCGACAAAGAAGAACAACATATGCTCGCACATATGCTAGTCAAATTGGCAAAAGAACAAGACTGA
- a CDS encoding MDR family MFS transporter, whose translation MKIRDWNRSLKVRLVGEFFMNTSFWMVFPFLAIYFAEEFGKGMAGLLLIVSQMFSVAANLFGGYFADRFGRKRMLVSAAVAQGFAFLLFAVANSPWLSSPELSFVAFTLAGMCGSLYWPASQAMIADVIPEKYRSDVFAVFYTTLNIAVVIGPLFGAVLFFSYRFELLLSVAVISMLLGLLLRLYTVETLSAEVMDKWKEGGATGWRGALISQVKDYGIILKDRVFLLFVIAGVMGAQTFMQLDLVIPVYLKETIDRQTILDFLGREWSVTGETSFGILLAQNGLIVALLTVVITRWMTKFPERWVFFFSAMLFGLSMAIFPMTSWFWVFFVAMAVFTFAELMVVGLQQSFISKLAPESMRGQYFAAASLRYTIGRMIAPVSIPMTAWFGFGWTFIILGTFAVLSGFVYLAMFRLYDKRTVAGV comes from the coding sequence ATGAAGATCAGGGATTGGAACCGCAGCCTGAAAGTTCGGCTAGTGGGCGAGTTTTTCATGAATACAAGTTTTTGGATGGTGTTCCCATTTCTAGCGATATATTTTGCGGAAGAGTTCGGGAAAGGGATGGCGGGCCTCTTATTGATCGTCTCCCAAATGTTTTCCGTGGCTGCCAATTTGTTTGGCGGCTATTTTGCTGACCGTTTCGGACGCAAGCGCATGCTCGTATCAGCGGCGGTGGCGCAAGGCTTTGCATTCTTGCTGTTCGCTGTGGCAAACTCGCCTTGGCTCAGTTCGCCCGAGCTCAGTTTTGTAGCGTTCACTTTGGCCGGCATGTGCGGCTCATTGTACTGGCCAGCAAGCCAGGCGATGATCGCGGACGTCATTCCGGAAAAATATCGGAGCGATGTATTTGCGGTGTTCTATACGACCCTGAATATTGCCGTCGTCATTGGCCCTCTGTTCGGTGCGGTGTTGTTCTTCTCCTACCGGTTCGAATTGCTGTTGTCAGTTGCCGTCATTTCGATGCTCCTTGGGTTGTTATTGCGTCTTTATACAGTGGAGACCTTGTCGGCAGAAGTTATGGACAAATGGAAAGAAGGCGGTGCGACTGGCTGGAGAGGGGCATTGATTTCGCAAGTGAAAGATTACGGCATCATTTTGAAGGACCGTGTCTTTTTGCTGTTTGTCATTGCGGGTGTCATGGGGGCGCAAACCTTTATGCAATTGGATCTCGTCATTCCGGTCTATTTGAAGGAAACAATCGATCGCCAAACGATTCTCGATTTTCTGGGGCGTGAATGGTCAGTGACCGGCGAAACTTCTTTCGGTATTTTGCTGGCGCAAAACGGCTTGATTGTAGCGCTCTTGACAGTAGTCATTACGCGTTGGATGACCAAGTTCCCGGAGAGATGGGTGTTCTTCTTCTCTGCCATGCTGTTCGGCTTATCGATGGCGATTTTCCCGATGACTTCGTGGTTTTGGGTGTTCTTCGTAGCGATGGCAGTCTTCACATTCGCTGAATTGATGGTCGTCGGGCTGCAGCAAAGCTTCATTTCCAAACTTGCGCCTGAATCAATGCGTGGACAGTATTTCGCCGCCGCGAGCCTGCGCTATACGATCGGCCGGATGATTGCGCCGGTCTCGATCCCGATGACCGCCTGGTTCGGGTTCGGCTGGACCTTTATCATCCTCGGCACATTTGCGGTGTTGAGCGGCTTTGTTTATCTAGCAATGTTCCGTTTATATGATAAAAGAACGGTTGCGGGTGTATAG
- a CDS encoding ATP-dependent helicase has product MSDFFERKKQELGVELNKIQKKAVMKTEGPLLLLACPGSGKTTTMIMRIGYLIEEKAVQPKRIKAITFSKASATDMLERYARFFPGLSPVDFSTIHSLAFQITREYLSTDDYIMIEGADSNRLNKKRLLKDIYARENDEPITDDQLEELVSFISFVKNKMVPKKKWKTLDEPFPSAIDILTIYEEYKENHEPRLVDFDDMLTIAFEALNTNAKLLSKYQQRWDYVMTDESQDTSMVQHAIVEKLVESHRNLCVVADDDQSIYTWRAAEPSYLLKFRQVYPDAYIMKMERNYRSSGTIVSTANQFIKANKLRHDKNMFTDRPEGGPIVIRRLASQEAQLKYLLKELSTLEEYGNVAILYRNNSSSTLLMDELDRLGIPFYMKDADNRFFSHWIVQDILNFMRFSLRPERVDLYSKIASKTNAYWSASQLKQLGRMQPTKQHAFEEITLAVTMKDYQLRIIAEQRKWMDALKDMPPLKVIQTIRRDMGYDQMLKSRAEKFGMKLDYLQQILSTLEQIAEPLPTMMDFAKRLKQLEEVTKQAKTEKTDDMLTLSTMHSSKGLEFDRVYLIDLVEGIVPTEEDADDPALLEEARRLFYVGMTRAKRHLELLSYDKESRFVEEVRRIALPKMKREGIVKPSAPKAPKAKVTVPNNPDAVRSVEELRVGANIRHRVFGNGRITDLDEEKVGIQFAKEHKEFLLEICLQYQLLELT; this is encoded by the coding sequence ATGAGTGATTTTTTTGAAAGAAAAAAACAGGAGCTCGGTGTCGAGCTGAATAAAATACAGAAAAAAGCGGTCATGAAGACAGAAGGCCCGCTATTGCTTCTCGCCTGCCCAGGCTCCGGCAAAACCACGACCATGATCATGAGGATCGGTTATTTAATCGAGGAAAAAGCCGTCCAGCCGAAACGTATCAAAGCCATCACCTTCAGCAAAGCATCGGCAACTGATATGCTTGAGCGCTACGCCCGGTTTTTCCCTGGGCTTTCCCCGGTGGATTTTTCGACAATACATAGTCTAGCTTTTCAAATCACGAGAGAATACTTGTCGACGGATGATTATATAATGATTGAAGGGGCCGATTCGAATCGCCTCAATAAGAAACGCCTGCTGAAAGACATCTACGCCCGTGAAAACGATGAGCCGATTACCGATGATCAATTGGAAGAATTGGTGTCGTTCATCAGCTTTGTGAAAAACAAAATGGTGCCGAAGAAAAAGTGGAAGACACTGGACGAACCATTCCCGAGCGCCATCGACATTTTAACCATCTATGAAGAGTACAAAGAGAACCATGAACCGAGGCTCGTGGACTTCGATGATATGTTGACGATCGCTTTTGAAGCATTAAATACCAACGCCAAGCTGCTGTCAAAATACCAGCAGCGCTGGGATTATGTCATGACGGATGAAAGCCAAGACACGTCCATGGTCCAGCACGCCATCGTTGAAAAGCTGGTCGAGAGCCACCGCAATCTATGCGTCGTAGCGGATGACGACCAGTCCATCTATACGTGGCGGGCGGCAGAGCCGAGCTATTTGCTCAAATTCCGCCAAGTGTACCCGGATGCCTATATTATGAAAATGGAGCGCAATTACCGCTCATCGGGCACCATCGTCAGTACGGCCAATCAATTCATCAAAGCGAATAAATTGCGCCATGATAAAAATATGTTTACCGACAGGCCAGAAGGCGGGCCGATCGTTATCCGGCGTCTCGCCTCGCAGGAAGCGCAGCTGAAGTATTTATTAAAGGAACTTTCCACTCTCGAGGAATACGGAAATGTTGCGATTTTGTACCGCAACAACTCTTCCTCAACTTTATTGATGGATGAACTGGATCGCCTCGGCATACCGTTTTATATGAAAGATGCGGACAACCGCTTTTTCAGCCATTGGATTGTCCAGGACATCTTAAATTTCATGCGTTTCAGCCTGCGCCCCGAACGGGTAGACTTATATTCCAAGATCGCTTCGAAGACGAACGCCTATTGGTCGGCCTCTCAGCTTAAGCAATTAGGGCGGATGCAGCCGACGAAGCAGCATGCGTTCGAAGAAATCACTTTGGCTGTCACCATGAAGGATTACCAGCTGCGGATCATCGCGGAACAGCGGAAATGGATGGATGCGCTAAAAGACATGCCGCCTTTGAAAGTAATCCAGACCATCCGACGTGATATGGGCTATGACCAGATGCTCAAAAGCCGCGCGGAGAAATTCGGCATGAAGCTCGATTATTTGCAGCAGATCCTCAGCACGCTGGAACAAATCGCCGAACCGCTTCCAACGATGATGGATTTCGCAAAACGCTTAAAACAGCTGGAAGAAGTGACAAAGCAGGCAAAAACTGAAAAAACTGATGATATGCTGACCTTGTCCACCATGCACAGCTCAAAAGGCTTGGAGTTTGACCGGGTTTATTTAATCGATTTAGTCGAAGGGATCGTGCCGACAGAAGAAGACGCCGACGATCCCGCGTTGCTCGAAGAAGCAAGGCGCTTGTTCTATGTTGGCATGACCCGGGCGAAACGCCATCTGGAATTGCTCAGCTACGACAAGGAATCGCGTTTTGTAGAAGAAGTGCGGCGTATTGCCTTGCCAAAAATGAAACGCGAGGGAATCGTTAAGCCATCCGCGCCGAAAGCCCCGAAAGCGAAAGTTACTGTGCCGAATAATCCCGATGCCGTCCGTTCCGTTGAGGAATTGCGGGTGGGCGCAAATATACGCCACCGCGTCTTCGGAAATGGCCGGATTACGGATTTGGATGAAGAGAAAGTTGGCATCCAGTTTGCCAAAGAGCATAAAGAATTTCTATTGGAAATTTGTCTGCAATATCAATTGCTTGAACTAACTTAA
- a CDS encoding YwbE family protein, with protein sequence MDGKKRSDVKPGIEVNVILKKDQRTGKKTQGVVKDLLTNSATHPHGIKVRLEDGQVGRVCEILNGK encoded by the coding sequence ATGGACGGGAAAAAAAGAAGTGACGTAAAGCCAGGGATTGAAGTGAATGTGATCTTGAAAAAAGACCAGCGTACCGGCAAGAAAACGCAAGGCGTCGTCAAAGATTTATTGACGAACTCAGCGACGCACCCTCACGGCATTAAAGTGCGCTTGGAAGACGGGCAAGTCGGGCGTGTTTGTGAAATTCTAAACGGCAAGTGA